One Methanobrevibacter arboriphilus JCM 13429 = DSM 1125 DNA segment encodes these proteins:
- the glnA gene encoding type I glutamate--ammonia ligase: protein MDVIGNAIEIMNEKGIKFIRLQFVDINGIPKSVSVPFGSDEDLEDMFNDGILFDGSSVDGFVEINDSDLIMKPDPNTVSLLPWRPEESGVCRFICDIYNTDNTPFEGDPRSILKKSLKKISDKGYNYNIGPEPEFFIIDKDEEGNYIPHDDASYFDVEPLDKGPNFRRKLVFDLEELGFEVEASHHEVAPGQNEIAFKFDDALKTADAVITFKQAIKAIVDNMGYMVTFMPKPFFGVNGSGMHCHQSLFKNGENLFSDENSENGLSQEALYFMGGLLKHSAALSAVVAPTVNSYKRLVPGYEAPVYVAYGLKNRSALIRIPAARGKGTRIEYRCPDPSCNPYLAFAAMLEAGLDGINNKIDPGDPTEINIYKLNDEELEERGIKTLPASLWEAYHAFEEDEVLKKGLGSHISEKFLESKYAEWDEYRIQVFGYEQKKYMSL, encoded by the coding sequence ATGGATGTTATAGGAAACGCAATTGAAATAATGAATGAAAAAGGAATTAAATTTATAAGATTGCAATTTGTAGATATTAATGGAATCCCAAAAAGCGTATCTGTTCCTTTTGGGAGTGATGAAGACTTAGAAGATATGTTTAATGATGGAATATTATTTGATGGATCTTCTGTAGATGGTTTTGTTGAAATAAATGATAGTGACTTAATAATGAAACCAGACCCAAACACAGTTTCCCTTTTACCATGGAGACCAGAAGAATCTGGAGTATGTAGATTTATATGTGATATATATAATACTGATAACACCCCATTTGAGGGAGACCCAAGAAGTATACTCAAAAAATCACTGAAAAAAATTAGTGATAAAGGATATAACTACAATATTGGACCTGAACCAGAATTTTTCATAATAGACAAAGATGAAGAAGGTAATTACATCCCACATGATGATGCAAGCTATTTCGATGTTGAACCATTAGATAAAGGACCTAATTTTAGAAGAAAATTAGTTTTCGACCTAGAAGAACTTGGTTTTGAAGTAGAAGCAAGCCATCATGAAGTTGCTCCTGGTCAAAATGAAATTGCATTTAAGTTTGACGATGCATTGAAAACAGCTGATGCTGTAATAACCTTTAAACAAGCTATTAAAGCTATCGTTGACAATATGGGATATATGGTAACATTCATGCCAAAACCATTCTTTGGAGTAAACGGTAGTGGAATGCACTGTCACCAAAGCTTATTTAAGAATGGAGAAAATCTCTTCTCTGATGAAAATAGTGAAAATGGATTATCTCAAGAAGCATTATACTTTATGGGTGGACTACTTAAACATTCAGCAGCTCTATCTGCTGTTGTTGCACCTACTGTAAATTCCTATAAACGATTAGTCCCAGGATATGAAGCACCTGTTTATGTTGCTTATGGACTTAAAAATAGATCTGCCCTTATACGTATTCCAGCTGCACGTGGAAAAGGAACAAGAATCGAATATAGATGTCCCGACCCATCATGTAATCCTTACCTTGCATTTGCAGCTATGTTAGAAGCAGGTTTAGATGGTATAAACAATAAAATAGACCCTGGAGACCCAACAGAAATTAACATTTATAAATTAAATGATGAAGAACTTGAAGAAAGAGGAATTAAAACTTTACCTGCAAGCTTATGGGAAGCATATCATGCATTTGAAGAAGATGAAGTCCTTAAAAAGGGACTTGGATCCCATATTAGTGAAAAATTCTTAGAATCCAAATACGCAGAATGGGATGAATACAGAATACAAGTGTTCGGATATGAACAGAAAAAATATATGAGTCTTTAA
- a CDS encoding chorismate--pyruvate lyase family protein: MNKKELRIIDKIENLEKKGAKLSNTQKILLATDGSVTTILDVLVGEIKIKTLKQEFQEADSDIAKLLSIDEGEIVNYRVVVMFNDNSPLIYATSYIPIKRLTSEFKKDLISADIPIGRILRKYNIESRREIQTVKIEKNPKDELKNIFKTNANFLSRDYHIIHNDEILIWIEEKFPIDSFLKNYKN, translated from the coding sequence ATGAATAAAAAAGAGCTTAGAATTATTGATAAGATAGAAAATCTTGAAAAAAAAGGTGCTAAATTATCAAACACCCAAAAAATACTTTTAGCAACAGACGGTTCTGTTACTACAATACTTGATGTTTTAGTGGGAGAAATTAAAATTAAAACATTGAAACAGGAATTTCAAGAAGCTGATAGTGACATAGCTAAGCTTCTTAGTATTGATGAAGGTGAAATAGTAAATTATCGTGTTGTTGTAATGTTTAATGATAATTCTCCTCTAATTTATGCAACATCATATATTCCTATTAAAAGATTAACATCAGAATTTAAAAAGGACTTAATAAGTGCAGATATTCCTATTGGTAGAATTCTAAGAAAATACAATATTGAATCTAGAAGAGAAATTCAAACAGTTAAAATTGAAAAAAATCCAAAAGACGAATTGAAAAATATTTTTAAAACAAATGCTAATTTTTTAAGTAGAGATTATCATATTATACATAATGATGAAATATTGATTTGGATTGAAGAAAAATTCCCTATCGATTCATTTTTAAAGAATTATAAAAATTAA
- a CDS encoding adenosylhomocysteinase, giving the protein MSKVRNMNLADEGIKKIKWVQKHMPVLEHIKKEFERTKPFEGITIGSCLHLEPKTINLGLTLQAGGAEVAMTGCNPLSTHDDATAGGAALGLNMYGWREETEEEYYETINDVLDHKPDIIIDDGADMILVLHQERKELLSNVKGACEETTTGVHRLEAMHADNALKIPLIAVNDAYTKYLFDNRYGTGQSTFDAIMGTTNMLIAGKTVVVCGYGWCGRGVATRANGLGANVIVTEVDAIRALEARMDGYRVMPTKEAVKHADLLITVTGNINVVSGDDFRNMKDGCMLANSGHFNVEINREDLENQSVSVEEVRESVEEFTMEDGRKIYLLADGRLVNLAAERGQGHPAEIMDLSFAAQALSAKYIIENDLDVGVIKSPDELDYKIAGLKLKAMDIEIDNLSDRQNEYLNNWQEGT; this is encoded by the coding sequence ATGAGTAAAGTAAGAAATATGAATTTAGCTGATGAAGGTATTAAGAAAATCAAATGGGTTCAAAAACATATGCCCGTTCTTGAACACATTAAAAAAGAATTTGAACGGACAAAACCTTTTGAAGGTATTACTATAGGTTCTTGCCTTCATCTTGAGCCTAAAACAATTAATCTTGGTTTAACTCTTCAAGCTGGTGGAGCTGAAGTTGCAATGACTGGATGTAATCCATTATCTACTCATGATGATGCAACTGCAGGGGGTGCAGCTCTTGGACTTAATATGTATGGTTGGAGAGAAGAAACCGAAGAAGAGTATTATGAAACTATAAATGATGTTCTTGATCATAAGCCTGATATAATCATTGATGATGGTGCTGACATGATCTTAGTTCTTCACCAAGAAAGAAAAGAATTACTTTCTAATGTTAAAGGGGCTTGTGAAGAAACTACTACTGGAGTTCATAGATTAGAAGCTATGCATGCAGACAATGCTTTGAAAATTCCACTTATAGCTGTAAATGATGCTTATACTAAATATTTATTTGATAATAGATATGGTACTGGTCAATCAACTTTTGATGCTATAATGGGAACTACTAATATGTTAATTGCTGGTAAAACTGTTGTTGTTTGTGGATATGGTTGGTGTGGCCGTGGTGTAGCTACTAGGGCAAATGGTTTGGGAGCTAATGTAATCGTAACTGAAGTTGATGCTATAAGGGCACTTGAAGCAAGAATGGATGGATATAGGGTTATGCCAACAAAAGAAGCAGTAAAACATGCTGATTTATTAATAACCGTAACTGGAAACATTAATGTTGTTAGTGGGGATGATTTTAGAAATATGAAAGATGGATGTATGTTGGCAAACTCTGGGCATTTTAATGTTGAAATTAACAGAGAAGACCTTGAAAATCAGTCTGTATCTGTTGAAGAAGTTAGAGAGAGTGTTGAAGAATTCACCATGGAAGATGGAAGGAAAATTTATCTTTTAGCTGATGGACGTCTAGTTAATTTAGCTGCAGAAAGAGGACAAGGACATCCTGCAGAAATAATGGATTTAAGTTTCGCTGCTCAAGCACTTTCAGCTAAATATATAATCGAAAATGATCTTGATGTTGGAGTTATAAAATCTCCAGATGAACTTGATTATAAGATAGCTGGTTTAAAACTCAAAGCTATGGATATTGAAATTGATAACTTGTCTGATCGCCAAAATGAATATTTAAATAATTGGCAAGAAGGAACTTAA
- the hacA gene encoding homoaconitase large subunit: MNITEKILSKKAGSDVSPGEIIEIDVDLAMSHDGTSPPAIKTFEKIAKKVWNPEKIAIVFDHTVPPNTIGSAEFHKVARKFGRKQGIKNLYTHGEGICHQVLPEKGLVEPGQVIVGADSHTCTYGAFGAFSTGMGATDIAMVYATGKTWFMVPESYRIEINGKLPNNITSKDIILHIIGHVGSDGATYKACEFCGETIDNLDVSSRMTITNMAIEMGAKNGIMEPNKLTLEYIAKRTNKSIDQLNVFRSDKDSVYEKEFSFDISEIEPQIACPNDVDNVKNISKVIGTHIDQGFIGSCTNGRLTDLKEAARVIKGKKVHPDVRLIVSPASKEIYEIAMEKGILKTFMDSGAIICNPGCGPCLGGHMGVLSEGEVSISTTNRNFKGRMGDPKSEVYLSNAGVVASSVIKGYIESPENIL, encoded by the coding sequence TTGAATATTACAGAAAAAATCCTTTCAAAAAAAGCAGGTTCTGATGTATCTCCTGGTGAAATAATAGAAATTGATGTAGATTTAGCTATGTCTCATGATGGTACATCACCTCCAGCAATTAAAACTTTTGAAAAAATAGCTAAAAAAGTCTGGAACCCTGAAAAAATTGCTATTGTATTTGATCATACCGTTCCTCCAAATACAATTGGGTCTGCAGAATTTCATAAAGTAGCGAGAAAATTTGGAAGGAAACAAGGAATAAAAAATCTCTATACTCATGGTGAAGGAATATGTCACCAAGTTTTACCTGAAAAAGGACTTGTAGAACCTGGACAAGTTATTGTTGGTGCAGATTCTCATACTTGTACTTATGGAGCATTTGGAGCATTTTCAACAGGAATGGGTGCAACAGACATAGCTATGGTTTATGCTACTGGTAAAACTTGGTTTATGGTTCCAGAATCATATCGTATTGAAATTAATGGCAAATTACCAAATAATATAACATCAAAAGATATTATTTTACATATTATAGGTCATGTAGGTTCTGATGGAGCAACTTATAAAGCATGCGAATTTTGTGGCGAAACTATTGATAATTTAGATGTTAGTTCTAGAATGACAATTACGAATATGGCAATTGAAATGGGTGCTAAAAATGGAATAATGGAGCCTAATAAATTAACATTAGAATATATTGCAAAGAGAACTAATAAATCCATTGATCAATTAAATGTATTTAGGTCAGATAAGGATTCTGTATATGAAAAAGAATTTTCTTTTGATATAAGTGAAATAGAGCCTCAAATTGCATGTCCTAATGATGTAGACAATGTGAAAAATATATCAAAGGTTATTGGAACCCATATTGATCAAGGTTTTATTGGTTCATGTACTAATGGGAGATTAACAGATTTAAAAGAAGCAGCAAGAGTTATAAAAGGTAAGAAAGTTCATCCTGATGTTAGACTAATTGTTTCTCCTGCTTCAAAAGAAATTTATGAAATAGCTATGGAAAAAGGGATTCTTAAAACATTTATGGATTCTGGGGCTATTATTTGTAATCCTGGATGTGGACCATGTTTAGGGGGACACATGGGTGTTTTAAGTGAAGGAGAAGTTAGCATTTCCACTACAAATAGGAATTTCAAGGGTAGAATGGGAGATCCTAAATCTGAAGTTTATTTATCCAATGCAGGAGTAGTTGCTAGTTCTGTTATAAAAGGGTATATAGAAAGTCCTGAAAATATATTATAA
- the fen gene encoding flap endonuclease-1 yields MGVKFKDIIEPEIINFKDLNGRIIAIDAANSLYQFLSSIRQADGTPLMDKNGNITSHLSGILYRTSNIVEKGIKPIYVFDGEPSEYKENTINERREIRQDAEKKWKEALKKGDEQTAMKFAKRSSRMSPYILESAKELLEIMGIPYVQSFGEGEAQASYMVLNGDAWAVASQDYDCLLFGAKKIIRNLTISGNLSDLEYLELDNVLNRLEITREQLVDIAIMVGTDFNPGIKGVGAKTGLKIVKNSSIEKYIKEKGITFDVNLEELKNIFLNPNINKNYNIKWKSVDKTKIVDFLCEKHDFSEERVLSAVKKMEKLNTTQKSLEDWFGK; encoded by the coding sequence ATGGGAGTTAAATTCAAAGACATTATAGAACCAGAAATTATAAATTTCAAAGATTTAAATGGTAGAATAATAGCTATAGATGCAGCTAATTCTCTATATCAATTTTTATCAAGTATTCGTCAAGCTGATGGAACACCATTAATGGATAAGAATGGAAATATAACCTCTCACTTGAGTGGAATATTATATAGAACTTCAAATATAGTTGAAAAAGGTATCAAACCTATTTATGTATTTGATGGAGAACCCTCTGAGTATAAAGAAAACACCATAAATGAAAGGCGTGAAATAAGACAAGATGCAGAAAAGAAATGGAAAGAAGCTCTTAAAAAAGGAGATGAACAAACAGCAATGAAATTTGCAAAAAGATCATCTCGAATGTCACCATATATCCTTGAATCTGCAAAAGAACTTTTAGAAATAATGGGAATCCCTTATGTTCAATCATTTGGAGAAGGAGAAGCTCAAGCTTCTTATATGGTTCTAAACGGAGATGCATGGGCAGTGGCTTCTCAAGACTATGATTGTTTACTTTTTGGTGCTAAAAAAATCATTAGAAATCTTACAATAAGTGGAAACTTATCTGATTTAGAATATCTTGAACTTGATAATGTTTTAAACAGATTAGAAATTACAAGAGAACAGTTAGTTGATATTGCAATAATGGTTGGAACAGATTTTAATCCTGGAATAAAAGGTGTTGGTGCAAAGACTGGTCTCAAAATAGTTAAAAATTCAAGCATAGAAAAATATATAAAAGAAAAAGGCATTACATTTGATGTGAATCTTGAAGAACTCAAAAATATCTTTTTAAATCCAAACATTAATAAAAATTATAATATCAAATGGAAAAGTGTTGATAAAACTAAAATAGTTGATTTTTTATGTGAAAAGCATGATTTTTCTGAGGAAAGAGTACTTAGTGCTGTTAAAAAAATGGAAAAACTAAATACTACTCAAAAAAGCCTTGAAGATTGGTTTGGAAAATAA
- a CDS encoding aldo/keto reductase, with translation MLYRELGKTGEKVSILGFGAMRFPIIENKPNVIDEKEASKMLKYGIDNGINIIDTAYSYHTLDFNEPGESEPFLGDFLSTGYREKVLISTKLPTWIVEKKEDMDIFLNQQLDRLKTDSIDIYLLHSLKEDYWKNLTNLDVFEFMDDALADGRIKHIGFSFHDELDLLLEILDSYEWEVVLTQMNYLDEGYQSGINGVQYLSSINMGNMIMEPLRGGKLVENIPQDVQKIWDSAKVKRSPLEWAFKYLWDMEGISTVFSGMSNLEQVKENISIANQSYPNTLTNEEKKLIKEVARAYRDKKDVECTQCNYCMPCPEKVDIPTCFKEYNIAKMLDDPEASSMQYFSLLDEENYASSCTECGDCVSMCPQMINIPKELEKVKKLFGR, from the coding sequence ATGCTTTATAGAGAATTAGGAAAAACTGGTGAAAAAGTATCAATTTTAGGTTTTGGAGCTATGCGTTTTCCAATAATAGAAAACAAACCAAATGTAATTGATGAAAAAGAAGCTTCAAAAATGCTTAAATATGGAATTGATAATGGAATAAATATTATTGATACAGCTTATTCTTATCACACACTTGATTTCAATGAACCGGGAGAAAGTGAGCCATTTTTAGGAGATTTTTTATCAACAGGATACAGAGAAAAAGTATTAATCTCAACAAAACTTCCAACTTGGATAGTTGAAAAAAAAGAAGATATGGATATCTTTTTAAATCAACAGTTAGATAGATTAAAGACCGATAGTATAGACATATATCTACTTCACTCATTAAAAGAAGATTATTGGAAAAATCTAACTAACCTCGATGTTTTTGAATTTATGGATGATGCATTGGCAGATGGAAGAATTAAGCATATTGGATTCTCTTTTCATGATGAATTAGATCTTTTACTTGAAATTCTTGATTCTTACGAATGGGAAGTTGTTCTTACCCAGATGAATTATCTAGATGAAGGTTATCAAAGTGGAATTAATGGAGTACAATATTTAAGTAGTATAAATATGGGGAACATGATTATGGAGCCTTTAAGAGGAGGTAAACTTGTTGAAAACATACCCCAAGATGTTCAAAAAATTTGGGATAGTGCAAAAGTGAAGCGTAGCCCCTTGGAATGGGCATTTAAATATTTATGGGACATGGAAGGAATTAGTACAGTTTTTAGTGGAATGAGTAATTTAGAACAAGTGAAAGAAAACATATCTATAGCAAATCAAAGCTATCCAAACACTCTTACTAATGAAGAAAAAAAATTGATAAAAGAAGTAGCTAGGGCATATAGAGATAAAAAAGATGTTGAATGTACACAATGCAATTATTGCATGCCCTGTCCAGAAAAAGTAGATATACCTACTTGTTTTAAAGAATATAATATAGCTAAAATGCTCGATGACCCTGAAGCTAGCTCAATGCAATATTTTTCACTCCTTGATGAAGAAAATTATGCATCTTCATGTACAGAATGTGGAGATTGTGTATCAATGTGTCCTCAAATGATAAATATTCCTAAAGAATTGGAAAAAGTAAAAAAACTTTTTGGTAGATAG
- a CDS encoding succinylglutamate desuccinylase/aspartoacylase domain-containing protein, translating to MNNNQKILISIIIILLMLISLTTIYFVFLDKNSVNIDYINSENGADVNKNNVLRSNLIIHNHSNLSLAMIDSAKNGTPVIQFGNGEEPVTFIVAGVHGNQLPPQIAAIQLIDYLDNKKIHGTVYVVPFAAPNLTANNEKLLNGQNLNTVADEVGTPSNDIVTYAASRNSSFVGDFHSTAPGAVPGHDTIMCSKYPTYDSYLFAIQMTKFLNEGIEVHEVAGVDYEGAIEDVLNMKGTPSITGLSTSPHGDISSGSVETSFNQMLALLKSNGNI from the coding sequence ATGAATAACAATCAAAAGATTTTAATTTCTATAATAATTATTTTACTTATGTTAATTTCTTTAACTACTATTTATTTTGTTTTTTTGGATAAAAATTCAGTAAACATTGACTATATTAACTCTGAAAATGGAGCTGATGTTAATAAAAATAATGTTTTAAGATCTAATCTTATTATACATAATCATTCTAATTTAAGTTTAGCTATGATTGATTCAGCTAAAAATGGAACTCCAGTTATTCAATTTGGGAATGGTGAGGAACCAGTAACATTTATTGTTGCAGGAGTTCATGGAAACCAACTTCCTCCTCAAATAGCTGCAATACAGCTTATTGATTATTTGGATAATAAAAAAATTCATGGAACTGTTTATGTTGTTCCGTTTGCAGCTCCTAATTTAACTGCTAATAATGAAAAACTTTTGAATGGTCAAAATCTTAATACTGTTGCTGATGAAGTAGGAACTCCTTCTAATGATATTGTTACATATGCTGCTAGTAGAAATTCAAGTTTTGTTGGTGATTTCCATTCAACAGCTCCTGGTGCTGTACCTGGACATGATACAATAATGTGTTCTAAATATCCAACTTATGATAGCTATTTATTTGCAATTCAAATGACTAAATTTTTAAATGAAGGTATTGAAGTTCATGAAGTTGCAGGAGTTGATTATGAAGGAGCTATTGAAGATGTTTTAAATATGAAGGGTACTCCTTCAATCACAGGGTTATCTACATCTCCTCATGGTGATATTTCTTCTGGAAGTGTTGAAACTTCTTTTAATCAAATGTTAGCTTTGTTAAAGTCTAATGGGAACATTTAA
- a CDS encoding DUF128 domain-containing protein, whose protein sequence is MSESQEKIIEILRIINEYDKPVGARVVSKELISRGYDLGERTIRYHMQILDEKGFTKKVGYSGRKLTNYGKLQLKNGLIYDHVDFVFSKFEEMIYQTDFDYETKKGNLVVNVSSVTLKDSELNKKEKNPIETMRSVFSSGLHISPYIGLKTRNIENSDSKEYLIRTICGTTIDGIFLKKGIPSLPIYGGLIKVKNYVPQRFTELISYKKTSITPINAFIADGMTSVLDVIETGNGVIPANFRVIPKDSLEKTKAILGDLNKIGIDGVISIGEGGEKVLGINVNESMAGIAIIAGITPLCTLKELDYPIEMKISDEMASFENLKPAHNVLRKRKNSTNNNSKKLQKNSILKPSAKEKELKVSFLLSKAWNLIQNVDFDVETCEGKLITNLSYVDRSDLEESIEIMKKSYKLSKRYLSPYYKIVEPEKGTEYYENNKVGIATICSLSSDGVLINKGIMSTPKYGGLLEIGKNPFFTELISYDGSSIDPHEIFIFKNMTYVLNKSNHDENYLNNPDYNFDINGSKKILASIKEVPFIARDKTKEILDRMEKIKLPIFKIGKPRELVYNAKVDRYNFGFVTGSGLNQIAAIKESGIDVNIKAVQGTIEIDEMELL, encoded by the coding sequence ATGTCAGAATCACAAGAAAAAATAATTGAAATATTAAGAATTATAAATGAATATGATAAACCAGTCGGTGCAAGGGTTGTTTCCAAGGAATTAATAAGCCGTGGATATGATCTAGGAGAGAGAACTATCCGATATCATATGCAAATTCTTGATGAAAAGGGGTTTACTAAAAAAGTTGGATATTCTGGAAGAAAATTAACTAATTATGGTAAATTGCAGCTAAAAAATGGTCTTATATATGACCATGTTGATTTTGTATTCTCAAAATTCGAAGAAATGATATATCAAACTGATTTTGATTATGAAACAAAAAAAGGGAATTTGGTTGTAAATGTTTCAAGTGTCACTTTAAAAGATTCAGAATTAAATAAAAAAGAAAAAAATCCTATAGAAACAATGAGAAGTGTCTTTTCATCAGGATTACATATAAGCCCATACATAGGATTAAAAACAAGGAATATTGAGAATTCTGATAGTAAAGAATACTTAATAAGAACTATATGTGGAACTACTATAGATGGAATATTTTTAAAAAAAGGCATTCCTAGTTTACCTATTTATGGAGGACTCATAAAAGTCAAAAACTATGTTCCTCAAAGATTTACTGAATTAATATCATATAAAAAGACTTCAATCACCCCTATAAATGCATTCATAGCTGATGGTATGACTTCAGTTTTGGATGTTATAGAAACTGGAAATGGAGTTATTCCTGCTAATTTTAGGGTAATACCAAAAGACTCTCTTGAAAAAACTAAAGCTATTTTAGGTGACTTAAACAAAATTGGAATTGATGGAGTTATATCAATAGGAGAAGGTGGAGAAAAAGTATTAGGAATTAATGTAAATGAGAGTATGGCAGGTATAGCAATTATTGCAGGCATAACACCACTTTGTACACTTAAAGAGCTAGATTATCCTATTGAAATGAAAATAAGTGATGAAATGGCTAGTTTTGAAAATTTAAAACCTGCACATAATGTCCTTAGAAAAAGAAAAAATTCTACCAATAATAATAGTAAAAAACTCCAAAAAAATAGTATTCTAAAACCTTCAGCTAAAGAAAAAGAATTGAAAGTTTCATTTTTACTTTCAAAAGCATGGAATCTTATTCAAAATGTTGATTTCGATGTTGAAACTTGTGAAGGAAAGCTAATAACTAATTTATCATATGTAGATAGGTCAGATTTAGAAGAATCTATAGAAATCATGAAAAAAAGTTATAAGCTATCTAAGAGATATTTAAGTCCATATTATAAAATAGTTGAACCTGAAAAAGGAACAGAATATTATGAAAATAATAAAGTAGGTATAGCTACAATTTGTAGCTTATCAAGTGATGGAGTACTTATCAATAAAGGAATTATGTCAACCCCAAAATATGGAGGGCTTTTAGAAATAGGAAAAAATCCATTTTTTACAGAACTAATTTCATATGATGGTTCTTCAATAGATCCACACGAGATATTTATTTTTAAAAATATGACTTATGTTCTTAACAAGTCTAATCATGATGAAAATTATTTGAATAATCCAGATTATAATTTTGATATTAATGGTTCAAAAAAAATACTTGCATCAATAAAAGAAGTTCCATTTATTGCAAGAGATAAAACTAAAGAAATATTAGATAGAATGGAAAAAATAAAGTTACCTATTTTTAAAATAGGAAAACCTAGAGAACTTGTTTACAATGCAAAAGTAGATAGATACAACTTTGGTTTTGTCACAGGAAGTGGTTTAAACCAGATAGCAGCTATTAAAGAAAGTGGAATTGATGTTAATATTAAAGCTGTTCAAGGAACAATAGAGATTGATGAAATGGAATTATTATAA
- a CDS encoding DUF2119 family protein, with product MSYYRFIDKGEGPTKLFVGGIHGHEGETTIDFLKSMSYSDFSNGKTFIYNFDYTEYISTIKKEYYETKIGKTIINLIKKHKPDFYIELHCYNIKNYENLISPNRRESQGVPPLIDLENHVLISSVSPLIRKKYFKMETVCKTLEIPCINKKLYWNDLNSITKDIITKYNITKGNITKGNITEDNITEGNIIKNNVVKYNINMDNANEDNGNNYHLKSSFNTYLNIIKILSKVKNRDEFQRIMIKKYPKQVELAVKYAKEIFGEKFPPF from the coding sequence ATGTCATATTATAGATTTATCGATAAAGGAGAAGGACCTACAAAACTATTTGTAGGTGGAATTCACGGTCATGAAGGTGAAACTACTATTGATTTTCTTAAATCAATGTCCTATTCTGATTTTTCTAATGGTAAAACTTTTATTTATAATTTTGATTATACAGAATATATTTCTACTATAAAAAAAGAATATTATGAAACTAAGATTGGTAAAACTATTATAAATCTTATTAAAAAACATAAACCTGATTTTTATATAGAACTTCATTGTTATAATATTAAAAATTATGAAAATCTGATTTCCCCAAATAGACGTGAATCTCAAGGTGTTCCACCTCTTATTGATCTTGAAAATCATGTTTTAATAAGTTCTGTTTCTCCACTTATCCGGAAGAAATATTTTAAAATGGAAACTGTTTGCAAAACTTTAGAAATCCCTTGTATTAACAAAAAGCTATATTGGAATGATTTGAATAGTATAACTAAAGATATTATAACTAAATATAATATAACTAAAGGTAATATAACTAAAGGTAATATAACTGAAGATAATATAACTGAAGGCAATATAATTAAGAATAATGTAGTTAAATATAATATAAATATGGATAATGCAAATGAAGATAATGGAAATAATTATCATCTAAAATCTTCATTTAATACTTATTTAAACATTATTAAAATATTATCTAAAGTAAAAAATAGGGATGAATTTCAAAGAATAATGATAAAAAAATATCCAAAACAGGTTGAATTAGCTGTAAAATATGCAAAAGAAATTTTTGGTGAAAAATTTCCTCCTTTTTAG